From a single Haladaptatus sp. R4 genomic region:
- the pfkB gene encoding 1-phosphofructokinase, whose protein sequence is MILTVTLNPAVDYTVSVDSDVEPGGVMRSSMTQYDPGGKGINVSKYLSRLEVDTLATGFVGGFLGRYIEEQLIRGKVPNDFVEMDVCTRLNTTILGEDGEYKLNQSGQGVKDETVRELIAKVREYEPEIVVIAGSLPPNLGPATIDRIAGAGPWETVVDVQGDLLTGVAGDYALCKPNRSELASATGMPVHSIEECAEASHALREKGFDRVITSLGDDGALLTSDEGVFHAKPLDVDVVDSVGAGDGLLAGVLSTLARGQSDRIALRVGITVASRVVTVPGTTVPDMDEVRTEATEIPLLVD, encoded by the coding sequence ATGATCCTGACCGTCACGCTCAATCCGGCCGTCGATTACACCGTTTCCGTCGATTCGGACGTCGAACCGGGTGGCGTCATGCGGTCGAGCATGACCCAGTACGACCCCGGCGGCAAGGGCATCAACGTCTCGAAATACCTCTCCAGGTTGGAGGTCGACACGCTCGCAACGGGCTTCGTCGGCGGCTTCCTCGGTCGCTACATCGAGGAGCAACTCATCCGCGGAAAGGTGCCGAACGACTTCGTGGAGATGGACGTGTGCACCCGGCTCAACACCACGATTCTGGGCGAGGACGGCGAGTACAAACTCAATCAGTCCGGACAGGGTGTCAAGGACGAAACCGTCCGCGAACTCATCGCGAAGGTGCGCGAGTACGAACCCGAAATCGTCGTCATCGCCGGGAGCCTCCCGCCGAACCTCGGTCCGGCGACCATCGACCGTATCGCAGGGGCCGGGCCGTGGGAGACCGTCGTGGACGTACAGGGCGACCTCCTGACCGGCGTTGCGGGCGACTACGCGCTCTGCAAGCCCAACCGGAGCGAACTGGCGAGCGCGACCGGCATGCCGGTCCACAGTATCGAGGAGTGCGCCGAAGCCTCCCACGCGCTCCGGGAGAAGGGGTTCGACCGCGTCATCACCTCGCTCGGGGACGACGGTGCGCTTCTCACCTCCGACGAGGGCGTCTTCCACGCGAAACCGCTCGACGTGGACGTGGTCGATTCGGTCGGTGCCGGGGACGGCCTGCTCGCTGGCGTCCTCTCGACGCTCGCTCGCGGCCAATCCGACCGTATCGCGCTCCGCGTCGGAATCACCGTCGCGTCCCGCGTCGTGACGGTCCCCGGAACCACCGTCCCCGACATGGACGAGGTTCGGACGGAAGCCACCGAGATACCGCTGCTCGTCGATTGA
- a CDS encoding ABC transporter substrate-binding protein produces the protein MQTTGALGIAGSTALAGCTSSSKSDNGGKNGGSGEMADKIKFFNAGSLKDDPGTKKNIDRFEKKTGIEVEVNEVPWSNLKTTLITQWRNESSKVDAFNGPTWWLADFVAADWVEPLPLTKKHLNKFPDNLKELVMFDGKPYMAPQLGKWGNFLYDKQYFEKQGISSPPDTWDDVLKLGDKVGNDRSAFGFTWANKDVFMFKQFLWQAGGQVFNDKHEPVFADKGVKVFDEFLTPLRKKGLLPSGIQSMNEGNVGDAFIGGKFATVEGWTPLGSRALDEGWKKDRLGIAKPPKGPASRATFQDSNAVGVSAFSKRKKAAKKFAEFMSEEESCKTDMVVEGNPAVMPSVYDSDEVKKKYPKELRDNMKYNLKHATSEIYRLQPQVDDILSSNITPVFLGKKDAHDALTAAQQDIKSLYKKNKIL, from the coding sequence ATGCAAACGACGGGGGCACTCGGTATCGCAGGGTCCACTGCGCTCGCCGGTTGTACCTCTTCGAGTAAGAGCGACAACGGAGGCAAAAACGGAGGCAGCGGCGAGATGGCCGACAAGATCAAATTCTTCAACGCGGGGAGTCTCAAGGACGACCCCGGAACCAAGAAGAACATCGACCGGTTCGAGAAGAAAACCGGCATCGAAGTCGAAGTCAACGAGGTTCCGTGGAGCAACCTGAAGACGACGCTCATTACGCAGTGGCGAAACGAGAGCAGCAAAGTGGACGCCTTCAACGGGCCGACGTGGTGGCTCGCCGACTTCGTCGCGGCCGATTGGGTCGAACCGCTTCCGCTCACGAAGAAACACCTGAACAAGTTCCCCGACAATCTCAAGGAACTCGTCATGTTCGACGGGAAGCCGTACATGGCCCCGCAACTGGGCAAATGGGGTAACTTCCTCTACGACAAGCAGTACTTCGAGAAGCAGGGAATCTCGTCGCCGCCGGACACGTGGGACGACGTCCTCAAACTCGGCGACAAGGTCGGCAACGACCGGTCGGCGTTCGGGTTCACGTGGGCGAACAAGGACGTTTTCATGTTCAAACAGTTCCTCTGGCAGGCGGGCGGCCAGGTGTTCAACGACAAACACGAACCCGTCTTCGCGGACAAAGGCGTGAAAGTCTTCGACGAGTTCCTGACGCCGCTTCGAAAGAAGGGACTCCTCCCGAGCGGCATCCAGAGCATGAACGAGGGGAACGTCGGTGACGCCTTCATCGGGGGCAAGTTCGCCACCGTCGAGGGATGGACCCCACTCGGTTCCCGTGCGCTCGACGAGGGCTGGAAGAAGGACCGCCTCGGCATCGCCAAACCGCCGAAAGGGCCCGCGTCGCGTGCGACGTTCCAGGATTCGAACGCCGTCGGCGTCTCGGCGTTCTCGAAGCGCAAGAAGGCCGCGAAGAAGTTCGCGGAGTTCATGAGCGAGGAGGAATCGTGCAAGACCGACATGGTGGTCGAGGGGAACCCGGCGGTCATGCCGTCGGTGTACGACTCCGACGAGGTGAAAAAGAAGTATCCGAAGGAGTTGCGCGACAACATGAAGTACAACCTCAAACACGCGACGAGCGAGATTTACCGCCTGCAACCGCAGGTCGACGACATTCTCTCGTCCAACATCACGCCCGTCTTCCTCGGCAAGAAGGACGCTCACGACGCGCTCACCGCTGCCCAACAGGACATCAAGTCGCTGTACAAGAAGAACAAGATTCTGTAG
- a CDS encoding DUF6114 domain-containing protein codes for MSSIHITQFASYRSRFASWRHDRPFWGALLVILAGLVIGIIPAQLAITFALVPSTFMFAGLVFAVFVFLSGVFALLRPEFAEFFGAAGILLSIASIFGALGGFGVGMILGTLGGALCVAWEPPETTDTDTEETIPTM; via the coding sequence ATGAGTTCAATTCACATAACGCAGTTCGCATCGTACCGGTCGAGGTTCGCGTCGTGGCGCCACGACCGGCCGTTCTGGGGTGCACTCCTCGTCATCCTCGCCGGACTCGTCATCGGGATCATTCCCGCACAACTGGCGATAACCTTCGCGCTGGTTCCGAGCACATTCATGTTTGCGGGATTAGTGTTCGCAGTCTTCGTCTTCTTGAGCGGTGTCTTCGCTCTACTGCGCCCGGAGTTCGCCGAGTTCTTCGGTGCCGCTGGCATCCTGCTTTCGATCGCCTCGATCTTCGGGGCGCTCGGAGGGTTCGGCGTGGGGATGATACTCGGCACGCTCGGCGGTGCGCTCTGTGTCGCGTGGGAACCACCTGAGACCACCGACACCGACACCGAAGAAACAATACCGACGATGTAA
- a CDS encoding carbohydrate ABC transporter permease: MSTKTDTMSRLRRGLNLNAEDEWPSVIRERLVAYGLLGLYVVVVWFPIYYILITSLKAPSETLSFPITFYPHHPTVSNYVEIFQNRPFGTYTLNSLIVAGTTTIICVTLGTLSGYTFSRYDFLGNKALLLSIIAARMIPPIALIVPFFEIMSHPPLIGGLTGTLYDTKIALILTYTFFNLPFAVWIMKNYFDGVPNSLDEQAQVDGCSTWEGFFKIILPVAKPGIAATAILAFIFSWNEFVFALVLTSSNVAQTLPIGVSLFVADDFIDWAHLAAGGMIAALPGILFGLFFQRYIVSGLTQGAVKE, from the coding sequence ATGAGTACGAAAACAGACACGATGAGCCGACTGCGGCGCGGATTGAACTTGAACGCGGAAGACGAGTGGCCGAGCGTGATCCGTGAGCGACTGGTCGCCTACGGACTGCTCGGTCTCTACGTCGTGGTGGTGTGGTTCCCGATCTACTACATCCTCATCACGAGTTTGAAGGCACCGTCCGAGACGCTGTCGTTCCCCATCACGTTCTACCCGCACCACCCGACGGTTTCGAACTACGTCGAAATCTTCCAGAACCGCCCGTTCGGCACGTACACGCTGAACAGCCTCATCGTCGCCGGAACGACGACGATAATCTGTGTCACGCTGGGAACGCTGTCGGGATACACGTTCTCCCGATACGACTTCCTCGGCAACAAGGCGCTGTTGCTGTCCATCATCGCGGCGCGGATGATCCCCCCCATCGCGCTCATCGTTCCGTTCTTCGAGATCATGTCGCACCCCCCGCTCATCGGCGGTCTCACGGGAACCCTGTACGACACGAAGATAGCGCTCATCCTGACGTACACGTTCTTCAACCTGCCCTTTGCGGTGTGGATAATGAAGAACTACTTCGACGGCGTCCCGAACTCGTTGGACGAGCAGGCCCAAGTCGACGGCTGTTCGACGTGGGAGGGCTTCTTCAAGATCATCCTCCCGGTGGCGAAACCGGGCATCGCGGCGACGGCCATTCTGGCCTTCATCTTCTCGTGGAACGAGTTCGTCTTCGCGCTCGTCCTCACGTCCTCGAACGTCGCACAGACGCTGCCCATCGGCGTCTCCCTGTTCGTCGCTGACGACTTCATCGACTGGGCGCACCTCGCTGCCGGTGGCATGATTGCGGCCCTGCCGGGCATCCTGTTCGGCCTGTTCTTCCAGCGCTACATCGTCAGCGGTCTCACGCAAGGAGCAGTGAAAGAATGA
- a CDS encoding DUF6230 family protein, protein MAINTKKFAIVIGAALVLQAATVGAIATGGTAIAVPTAGVGGFTVTFDQLEGQGFTQYASLENSSECGTYPSAVAKINRGSIKGLKMYKDVEIPKGMPGGGTTVRLMISSDKTVKFSGMTQKFTYLQGNLKMENQKTLSDPNSMKSSFSLSAPTIVIDDGRIKAQSQFLQSITLSGAHVKTVVNPKNTTSFPKSQCAAGGN, encoded by the coding sequence ATGGCAATCAATACCAAAAAGTTCGCGATCGTGATCGGTGCAGCGTTGGTGCTACAAGCCGCCACTGTCGGCGCTATCGCGACTGGAGGAACAGCCATCGCAGTGCCCACAGCAGGTGTGGGTGGATTCACCGTCACGTTCGACCAACTGGAGGGTCAAGGGTTCACGCAGTACGCATCGCTCGAAAATTCGAGCGAGTGCGGAACGTACCCATCGGCGGTTGCAAAAATCAACCGAGGATCGATCAAGGGGTTGAAAATGTATAAGGACGTTGAAATCCCGAAGGGAATGCCCGGCGGTGGTACCACCGTCCGTCTCATGATTTCCTCGGACAAGACGGTGAAATTCAGTGGAATGACACAGAAGTTCACCTATCTACAGGGGAACCTCAAGATGGAGAACCAGAAGACGCTGTCCGACCCCAACAGCATGAAGAGTTCGTTCTCGCTCTCGGCGCCGACCATCGTCATCGATGACGGGAGGATCAAAGCACAAAGCCAATTCCTACAGAGCATCACGCTCTCCGGAGCACACGTGAAGACCGTCGTGAACCCGAAAAACACCACTAGCTTCCCGAAGAGCCAGTGTGCGGCGGGAGGAAACTGA
- a CDS encoding carbohydrate ABC transporter permease, whose translation MAENTRSLRRRLDRLFIPLTVGPTVIWIAGIILYPTLQLLWSSLFYTNPITQQKQFVGLDNFASLLFKHGHWFGSVNPDIVRFTKHTVIYVGFSVTISFLLGLGIAMLLNKDLKGRGWIRTAVIVPWILPYVMSGLMWRWMFQTQYGAINGVLVGGGVISKQIPFLSDGTLAMIALIIADVWVFTPFIIIILLAGLQNVPEQLYDAAEVDGASRWSRFRNVTYPFLKPSILVALTIRIIFDIRALDLVWVMTHGGPGKSTEVWASWLYRTAMVFGDTGQGAALGVVMLATTFAIVAVLYQVFGGTPYET comes from the coding sequence ATGGCAGAGAATACACGCTCGCTTCGGCGACGGCTCGATAGGCTGTTCATCCCGCTCACGGTGGGACCGACGGTCATCTGGATAGCCGGCATCATCCTCTATCCGACGCTCCAACTCCTGTGGTCGAGTCTGTTCTACACGAACCCGATCACACAGCAAAAACAGTTCGTCGGACTGGACAACTTCGCCTCGCTTCTGTTCAAGCACGGCCACTGGTTCGGGTCGGTCAACCCCGACATCGTCCGGTTCACGAAACACACCGTCATCTACGTCGGCTTCAGCGTCACCATCTCGTTCCTGTTGGGACTCGGCATCGCGATGCTGCTCAACAAGGACCTGAAGGGACGTGGCTGGATCCGAACGGCAGTCATCGTGCCGTGGATCCTGCCGTACGTGATGAGCGGTCTGATGTGGCGTTGGATGTTCCAGACGCAGTACGGTGCGATTAACGGCGTCCTCGTCGGCGGGGGCGTCATATCGAAACAGATCCCGTTCCTCTCGGACGGAACCCTCGCGATGATCGCACTCATCATCGCCGACGTGTGGGTGTTCACGCCCTTCATCATCATCATCCTCCTCGCGGGACTCCAGAACGTTCCCGAGCAGTTGTACGACGCGGCCGAGGTGGACGGCGCGAGTCGATGGTCGCGGTTCCGGAACGTCACCTACCCGTTCCTCAAACCGTCGATCCTGGTCGCGCTCACCATCCGGATCATCTTCGACATCCGGGCGCTCGACCTCGTCTGGGTGATGACTCACGGTGGTCCCGGGAAGTCCACCGAAGTGTGGGCCTCGTGGCTCTACCGCACCGCGATGGTGTTCGGTGACACCGGCCAAGGTGCCGCCCTCGGCGTGGTGATGCTCGCTACGACGTTCGCCATCGTTGCGGTTCTCTATCAGGTCTTCGGAGGGACCCCCTACGAAACATGA
- a CDS encoding ABC transporter ATP-binding protein, with the protein MAEVTLDTLEKRFGDVVAVDGISLDIPDESFTVFVGPSGCGKTTTLRLIAGLERATDGEIHIGDTMVNDHRAYERDIAMVFQNYALYPHKTVGENMRFGLEQHGVDDDIIEERVSDAADLLQIDDLLDRRPAELSGGQQQRVALGRAIVREPDVFLMDEPLSNLDAKLRVQMRAELNKLHEQLSTTTVYVTHDQIEAMTLADQIAVMNDGEIQQVGDPTYVYTHPRNQFVADFLGSPSMNFVEGTLQNRDGTPVVDVGPFQHEVPESYRDALDDKFGDEIVVGVRPENVTLRPDGLPALVEVVEPQGEKTVLELDLGDDITIKASVEPSVPVELNDRVNVEFDRRSLHYFDASSGESLTYSPSKESKRVEATH; encoded by the coding sequence ATGGCTGAAGTAACGCTCGACACGCTCGAAAAACGGTTCGGCGACGTAGTCGCGGTCGACGGAATCTCGCTCGACATCCCCGACGAGTCCTTCACGGTGTTCGTCGGTCCGTCCGGGTGTGGAAAGACGACGACCCTTCGGCTCATCGCCGGACTCGAACGCGCGACCGACGGCGAGATTCACATCGGCGACACGATGGTCAACGACCACCGCGCCTACGAACGGGACATCGCGATGGTGTTCCAGAACTACGCGCTCTACCCGCACAAGACGGTCGGCGAGAACATGCGATTCGGGCTGGAACAGCACGGCGTGGACGACGACATCATCGAGGAACGCGTGTCCGACGCCGCGGACCTCCTCCAGATCGACGACCTGCTCGACCGACGTCCGGCGGAGCTCTCCGGCGGCCAACAACAGCGCGTCGCGCTCGGCCGCGCCATCGTCAGGGAACCCGACGTGTTCCTGATGGACGAACCGCTGTCGAACCTGGACGCCAAACTGCGGGTGCAGATGCGCGCGGAACTCAACAAGCTGCACGAGCAATTGTCCACGACGACGGTGTACGTCACCCACGACCAGATCGAGGCCATGACGCTCGCCGACCAGATCGCCGTGATGAACGACGGCGAGATTCAGCAGGTGGGCGACCCGACGTACGTCTACACGCATCCACGGAACCAGTTCGTCGCCGACTTCCTCGGAAGCCCGTCGATGAACTTCGTCGAGGGAACCCTCCAGAACCGCGACGGAACGCCCGTCGTGGACGTCGGACCGTTCCAACACGAGGTGCCCGAATCCTATCGGGACGCGCTCGACGACAAGTTCGGCGACGAAATCGTCGTCGGTGTCCGCCCGGAGAACGTCACGCTCAGACCGGACGGCCTTCCCGCGCTCGTGGAAGTCGTCGAACCGCAGGGTGAGAAGACCGTCCTCGAACTCGACCTCGGCGACGACATCACCATCAAGGCGTCCGTGGAACCGAGCGTTCCGGTCGAACTCAACGACCGCGTCAACGTCGAATTCGACCGACGGTCGCTCCACTACTTCGACGCCAGCAGCGGCGAATCGCTGACGTACTCCCCGTCCAAGGAATCGAAGCGGGTGGAGGCGACGCACTGA
- a CDS encoding ATPase domain-containing protein, whose translation MDQLLDGGIERGTVTVLSGPTGVGKTTFGTQFMKEAAGRGKRSVIYMFEESTETFRERSRAINVPVAEMQDEGRLHLVEVEPVKRSAVEFVDMVRREVETNETDIVMIDGIEGYTLSLRDERQNLVERLQALCRYLKNNGITVILVSEHDSMTGQVKATGKGISYLADNIVLLQHLEVSGEMRKSISVLKKRTSDYEHLLREFEITENGVRVGEPMEDLQGILTGTPRLDD comes from the coding sequence GTGGATCAGCTACTCGACGGTGGCATCGAGCGGGGGACGGTCACGGTCCTCAGCGGGCCGACCGGCGTCGGAAAGACGACGTTCGGGACGCAGTTCATGAAGGAAGCGGCGGGCCGCGGCAAGCGGTCGGTCATCTACATGTTCGAGGAGTCGACCGAAACGTTTCGTGAACGAAGCAGGGCCATCAACGTTCCCGTCGCCGAGATGCAAGACGAAGGGCGACTTCATCTCGTGGAGGTCGAACCGGTCAAGCGCTCGGCCGTCGAGTTCGTCGATATGGTCCGCCGCGAGGTCGAAACCAACGAGACGGACATCGTAATGATCGACGGCATCGAGGGGTACACCCTCTCCCTGCGTGACGAGCGACAGAACCTCGTCGAGCGGTTACAGGCACTCTGTCGATATCTCAAGAACAACGGTATCACGGTCATCCTCGTCTCGGAACACGACTCGATGACGGGGCAGGTCAAGGCGACCGGGAAGGGAATCAGCTACCTCGCGGACAACATCGTTCTCCTCCAACACCTCGAAGTTTCCGGCGAGATGCGAAAATCTATCAGCGTGTTGAAAAAGCGAACCAGCGACTACGAGCACCTCCTCCGCGAGTTCGAGATAACGGAAAACGGCGTCAGAGTCGGCGAACCGATGGAGGACCTTCAAGGGATATTGACAGGAACGCCGCGATTGGACGACTGA
- a CDS encoding ATPase domain-containing protein, whose amino-acid sequence MAVERQSTGVRGFDIVLNGGLVPNRSYVLHGEAGTGKTVLGLRFLEAGTERDQTGLFVHCSETADELREKANAVDIDADALSFLDLRAEQAESGGQRDTFAGNADDDELVGRLADRIDSLSPDRVVVDSSTRLRDLLSSRERFREEVIGLARYLKEDGTTVLFTGRTALNDDLSVVDDAESNSSAPTEHERSSCRSSRKTCERDDTGCEFRTTASPCSPRSTPRFTTAISTPFNSRPGFPKWISYSTVASSGGRSRSSAGRPASERRRSGRSS is encoded by the coding sequence ATGGCTGTCGAACGACAATCGACCGGCGTTCGCGGATTCGACATCGTGCTGAACGGTGGACTGGTTCCGAACCGGTCGTACGTCCTCCACGGCGAAGCAGGCACGGGAAAGACCGTGCTCGGGTTGCGTTTTCTCGAAGCGGGAACCGAGCGGGACCAAACGGGGCTGTTCGTCCATTGCTCCGAGACGGCGGACGAACTCCGCGAGAAGGCGAACGCGGTCGATATCGATGCGGACGCCCTTTCGTTCCTCGATTTACGCGCCGAACAGGCCGAAAGCGGCGGGCAGCGGGACACGTTCGCTGGGAACGCCGACGACGACGAACTCGTCGGTCGCCTCGCCGACCGAATCGACTCGCTCTCGCCCGACAGAGTCGTCGTCGATTCTTCGACTCGGCTCCGTGACCTCCTTTCGAGTCGGGAACGGTTTCGGGAGGAAGTCATCGGTCTCGCACGATATCTAAAGGAGGACGGTACGACGGTGCTGTTTACCGGCCGTACAGCACTCAACGACGACCTGTCCGTCGTGGACGACGCCGAATCGAACTCCAGCGCACCGACCGAACACGAACGCTCCTCGTGCCGAAGTTCCCGAAAAACGTGCGAAAGGGACGACACGGGATGCGAATTTCGGACGACGGCATCGCCGTGTTCCCCGCGCTCGACCCCACGGTTCACGACCGCGATTTCAACCCCGTTCAACTCTCGTCCGGGATTCCCCAAGTGGATCAGCTACTCGACGGTGGCATCGAGCGGGGGACGGTCACGGTCCTCAGCGGGCCGACCGGCGTCGGAAAGACGACGTTCGGGACGCAGTTCATGA
- the glpR gene encoding HTH-type transcriptional regulator GlpR, translated as MLPDERKREIAEIVTEENGSTVADLAGRLDVSEATIRRDLRDLEDDGRVERSHGGALPVKTVGEERTYGQKQVQGRDAKRIIGERAVETLQDGQVVFFDSGTTTIEVAKHVPDDVTITAATNSPLVSMQLAEAGIEVKVTGGTLRRSTWSLVGPTGEGFLDRTNFDVLFLGTNGIHPDSGLTTPNEDEARIKSLMCEKASRVVLVADNSKFGRRSFFRFASFEDVDTLVTDAPVPAEYREPFETMGVEIIEEVGE; from the coding sequence ATGTTGCCTGACGAACGGAAACGAGAGATAGCCGAGATAGTCACCGAAGAGAACGGCAGTACCGTCGCCGACCTCGCGGGTCGGCTCGACGTTTCGGAGGCGACCATCCGACGAGACCTCCGCGATTTGGAAGACGACGGGCGCGTCGAGCGATCACACGGCGGCGCGCTCCCCGTCAAAACCGTCGGCGAGGAGCGAACCTACGGACAGAAGCAAGTCCAAGGGCGGGACGCGAAACGGATCATCGGAGAACGCGCCGTCGAAACCCTCCAAGACGGGCAGGTCGTCTTCTTCGATTCGGGAACGACGACCATCGAAGTCGCCAAACACGTCCCCGACGACGTGACCATCACCGCCGCGACCAACTCGCCACTCGTGTCGATGCAACTCGCCGAGGCGGGCATCGAGGTGAAAGTCACCGGCGGGACGCTTCGGCGTTCCACGTGGTCGCTCGTCGGACCGACCGGCGAGGGCTTTCTCGACCGGACCAACTTCGACGTGCTGTTTCTGGGCACGAACGGAATCCACCCGGATTCCGGGCTGACGACGCCGAACGAGGACGAAGCGCGCATCAAATCCCTGATGTGCGAGAAGGCGAGTCGCGTCGTGCTCGTCGCGGACAACAGCAAGTTCGGCCGCCGGAGCTTCTTCCGCTTCGCCTCGTTCGAGGACGTGGATACGCTCGTCACCGACGCCCCGGTTCCGGCGGAGTACCGCGAACCGTTCGAGACGATGGGCGTCGAAATCATCGAGGAGGTGGGGGAATGA
- a CDS encoding helix-turn-helix domain-containing protein: MIESKMMRYLTLKLVLDGKGIHPVGDVIAARPDVQRDQLLHVNSLFSGGGVLLYRLRGSSNGLVEELDAHESVLAYDILDVQDDLFHIYIHVEAGEPAGTLMYVVEKYALIIDTPLTYTDSNDILATVVGKQEMIQRAFRELPKQIDVRVEQTGEYAPDSDHLFSGLTDRQHEVLETAVKQGHYQSPRRATHADIAERLGCAPSTVDEHLRKAEYHLFSTLFGHQE, from the coding sequence GTGATAGAATCGAAGATGATGAGATATCTAACCCTCAAATTAGTCCTGGACGGGAAAGGAATCCATCCAGTCGGCGACGTTATCGCTGCACGGCCCGACGTCCAACGGGATCAACTCCTCCACGTCAACTCCCTCTTCAGCGGTGGCGGTGTGCTTCTCTATCGACTGCGTGGGAGCTCGAACGGGCTCGTCGAGGAGTTGGATGCACACGAGTCGGTCTTGGCTTACGATATACTCGACGTGCAAGATGATCTGTTTCACATCTACATACACGTCGAAGCGGGTGAGCCAGCGGGAACGCTCATGTACGTCGTCGAGAAGTATGCACTCATCATCGATACGCCGCTCACGTACACCGACTCCAACGACATCCTCGCCACCGTCGTCGGCAAGCAGGAGATGATACAACGGGCGTTCCGCGAGCTACCGAAGCAAATCGACGTCCGTGTCGAACAGACGGGGGAGTATGCGCCGGATTCCGACCACCTCTTTTCGGGGTTGACCGATCGGCAACACGAGGTGCTCGAAACCGCCGTCAAACAAGGTCACTACCAGAGCCCACGACGAGCGACACATGCGGACATCGCGGAACGACTCGGCTGTGCGCCGAGCACCGTGGACGAACACCTCCGAAAGGCGGAGTATCACCTCTTTTCGACCCTTTTCGGCCACCAGGAATGA
- a CDS encoding APC family permease yields MSERGGASSGDGGLTRELGLLDCVLLSVGGMVGSAIFVFPGSTGRLAGPASTLAWPVAGLLMMIIALCYTELALAFPKAGGPAVFPAETFGPNPSVRLFASYIEGVSYCIGMVFSITISALAIAQYLGIAFPSMKGYVVPIALVAIGLSFLVNLVGVTSTSRTNLVLSALLLTVLLVFVGAGLTRFSPTNYEPFFTGGVTKFFAAVSLALTGYGAWTAIPSVAEEVKRPAKTVPRAILLSLLVTTVCYTAVVVALHGVVPASAFQTKIMSQVPLGVAATKLGLPVVQRYLLPLGAIVAIFTTMLVGTMSASRIVLALGRNKTLPSFFAAVDSCFQVPWVGLVTVSLVAAVLATFPEHFEALLVVASVVGTGLPYALNIVSFVGLRYYRPEVTPPFRAPGGYALPVVALVALSVAMIGLGSTQVVWSLVTVALMAGSFLVRYLIWPELFRQHDFVTSRD; encoded by the coding sequence ATGAGCGAGCGCGGCGGGGCGAGTTCGGGGGACGGAGGACTCACGCGCGAGTTGGGGTTGCTCGATTGCGTGCTGTTGAGCGTCGGCGGGATGGTGGGGTCCGCGATTTTCGTCTTCCCCGGTTCGACCGGACGGTTGGCCGGCCCCGCCTCGACGCTCGCGTGGCCGGTCGCTGGGCTGTTGATGATGATAATCGCACTCTGCTATACTGAACTCGCGCTCGCGTTCCCGAAGGCTGGCGGCCCCGCCGTCTTTCCCGCCGAAACGTTCGGTCCGAACCCGTCCGTCCGCCTCTTCGCCAGTTACATCGAAGGCGTTTCCTACTGCATCGGGATGGTGTTCAGCATCACGATTTCGGCGCTCGCCATCGCCCAGTATCTGGGTATCGCGTTCCCCAGCATGAAGGGGTACGTCGTCCCGATTGCGCTCGTCGCTATCGGCTTGAGTTTCCTCGTCAACCTCGTCGGCGTGACGAGTACGAGTCGGACGAACCTCGTGTTATCAGCGTTGTTGCTCACGGTTCTCCTCGTTTTCGTCGGTGCCGGATTGACCCGCTTTTCGCCCACCAACTACGAGCCGTTTTTCACCGGCGGCGTGACGAAGTTCTTCGCCGCCGTCTCACTCGCACTGACGGGATACGGCGCGTGGACGGCGATTCCGTCCGTCGCGGAGGAGGTCAAACGGCCAGCCAAAACCGTTCCACGGGCGATTTTGCTCTCGCTCCTCGTAACGACCGTCTGTTACACCGCCGTCGTCGTCGCGCTCCACGGCGTCGTCCCGGCGTCGGCGTTTCAAACCAAAATCATGAGCCAAGTACCCCTCGGGGTGGCAGCGACGAAACTCGGATTGCCGGTGGTTCAACGGTATCTCCTCCCGCTCGGCGCGATAGTCGCCATCTTTACGACCATGCTGGTCGGGACCATGAGCGCCAGTCGCATCGTCCTCGCACTGGGACGGAACAAAACGCTCCCCTCGTTCTTCGCGGCGGTCGATTCGTGCTTTCAGGTTCCGTGGGTCGGACTCGTGACTGTCAGCCTCGTCGCGGCCGTACTGGCGACTTTCCCCGAGCATTTCGAGGCGCTGCTCGTCGTCGCATCCGTCGTGGGGACGGGGCTTCCGTACGCGCTCAACATCGTCTCGTTCGTCGGACTGCGCTACTACCGTCCCGAAGTAACGCCGCCGTTTCGCGCCCCCGGTGGTTACGCGCTCCCCGTCGTCGCACTCGTCGCACTCAGTGTTGCGATGATCGGATTGGGTTCGACCCAAGTGGTCTGGTCGCTGGTCACCGTCGCCCTCATGGCCGGTTCCTTCCTCGTCCGGTATCTCATTTGGCCCGAACTGTTCCGCCAACACGACTTCGTAACGTCACGTGACTGA